GTCTGGATGCGCGCCGAGTAGTCGACGTGGGTGACCGCCGGGATCGTCGAGCGCGGCACGTTGAGCTTCTCGATCCCGAACAGGCGCTGCTGCTCCTCGGTCATCGGGATGCGCCACTTTGCGCACACCGGCGCGACGAGCAGCATGTAGGGGGAGTCGACGTCCAGCTCGAAATACTCGGCGAGGTGCTCGCGGAGCACGCTCGGGGCGAAGGGGCGGAAGCCCTCGCGGAACTTGATCTTCAAGTTCATCACCGACTGCATGCGGGGCGAGCGTGGGTCGCCCAGGATGCTGCGGCTGCCGAGCGCGCGCGGGCCGAACTCCATGCGGCCCTGGAACCAGCCGATCACCTTCTCCTCGGCGAGGAGCTCCGCGGTGCGCTCGATGAGGCCGGGCATGGGGAGCTTCTCGGCCACCGCGCCGACCGACACGAGGAAGCGCGCGATCTCCTCGTCGGAGAAGGCGGGGCCCAGGTAGGAGCCCTTCATCCCGTCGCCTTCCGAGCGGTGCCGTCGCGGGGTGCCGAGCACCTTGTGCTCGATCACGAGCGCGACGCCGACCGCGCCCCCCGCGTCGCCCGCCGCCGGCTGGACCCAGAGGCGCTTGAACGGCCCCTCGCGCAGGAGCCGCCCGTTGCCGACGCAGTTGAGCGCCACGCCGCCGGCGAGACAGAGGTTCTCCATGCCGGTCTCGCGATGCACGTGGCGCGCCATGCGGAGCATGATCTCCTCGGTCACCACCTGCACCGAGGCGGCGACGTCCATCTCGCGCTGCGTGAGCTTCGACTCGGGCTTGCGCGGCGGGCCGCCGAAGAGCCCGTCGAAGGCCCCGTTCGTCATGGTGAGCCCGTGCACGTAGTTGAAGTAGTCCATGTTGAGCTTGAAGGAGCCGTCCTCCTTGAGGAGCACGACCTTGTCGAGGATCGGGTCCACGTACTTGGGCTCACCGTAGGGCGCGAGCCCCATCACCTTGTACTCGCCCGAGTTCACCTTGAAGCCGGTGTAGTAGGTGAAGGCCGAGTAGAGCATGCCGAGCGAGTGCGGGTAGTGGAGCTCGGCGAGCAGCTCGAGATCCTTGCCGCGGCCGATGCCGTACGACGAGGTCGCCCACTCCCCGACGCCGTCCATGGTGAGGACGGCCGCCTCGGCGAAGGGGGAGGGGTAGAACGCGCTCGCGGCGTGCGACTCGTGGTGCTCGGCGAACAGCACCGGGCCGGCGTAGCCGCCGAGGGCCTTCCGAATCCGGTCGCGGGTGAAGAGCTTCTCCGTCATCCACACCGGCATCGCGGTGAGGAACGAGCGCAGCCCCCTCGGCGCCACGCCGCAGTAGCTCTCGAGCAGGCGCTCGAGCTTGAGGAGCGGCTTGTCGTAGAAGCCGACGTAGTCGAGGTGGGCAGCCTCGATGCCGCCCTCGCGCAGGCAGTACGCGACCGCGTGTGTGGGGAAGCCGGCGTCGTGCTTCTTCCGGGTGAACCGCTCCTCCTGCGCCGCCGCCACGATCTCGCCCTCGCGCACCAGGCACGCCGCCGAGTCGTGGTAGTAGGCCGAGATGCCGAGGATGGTCGCCATCAGAACTGCTGCTCGTAGCGGCTGCGCTCGACCGGTTGCCGCTCGCGCCTGACCCAGTTGCTCGCCGTCCCGTCCGCGAGCGAGCGGTCGAGCGGATCGCGCACGAAGTGCCGCAGCACGAAGCCGACCGGCGTGATCACCAGGTAGAAGAGCGCGGTCAGGATGAGGCGGCCGTTCACCGCGCCGAGGAGGGTGGCCGCGCGCATCCAGATGCGTTGCACCGGCGCGAGCACCGCCGGCGCAACGAGCCCCGGCACGGCGAGCAGCATGCCGACGGCGCCCAGCACGCGCGGCGGCAGCACGTGCCCGCGCCACCAGCTCGCGAGCGCGAGCACGAGGAACGCCCCGCCCACCGTGAGACCGAAGCGGCGGAGCTCGGCGCCCGAGACTCCCTGCATGGGCTAGAAGAGCGTGTAGACGAAGGGCGCGACCGCCGACCCCTGCGTGAACACGACCAGCGCGCCGAAGAGGGCGAGCACGAGGACGATCGGTCCGAGCCACCACTTCTTGCGCACGCGCATGAAGCTCCAGAGTTCGCCCAGGAGGGATAGGGTGGCGGATCCTCGCACGACGGCCCCTCTGCTTCCGTTACCCGCGCTGCACCGGGGGTGTCAAGTACATCGTCCCGGGGCTGGAGTCCCCCCGGCGGGCCCGGCCTCCTCGGCTCGGAGCATGAATCCCTGGACCGAGCCGGGTCGGCGAGGCGTCCGCCGCGCGGGGCCGTAACGAAGGAGTCACAGGCGGACGCGCCAGCCGGCCCCCCGTGTACGCCCCCAGGGTTATGGTCCCCGCGGGTCACCTCCGCCGGCCGTTCCGAGAGGTCAAAATCGTGTCACCCCCCCTCCAGCAGGCCGACGGCATGAGGGCGACCCGCCCCGACCTTCGCGGTTTCCCAGCGAGGAAGCAATCTGGGCTCCTAATAGCCTTCTTGACTTGACTTCGGACACGACGTTGCCGATAAGAGGCTGACGGCTATTGTAGGGAGCTGATGAGGAGAGACGGCGGGGGTCGAGGTGTGGGGGTTCCCTCTCACCGATGGCAGCTGGTTGCGTGTCGGCACACCAGCCCTCGCGAGCCTGCGCCCGAGCTGCACGCCGAGTGGCGGCTGTAGCTGCGGGTGACCGTCTCGCTCCGGTTCCAGCATCGGGGGGATGAGGCATGAGGACGAGGTTGTTGGTGATGGTGGCGGTGGTGGCGGTCACGGTCGCGAGCGGGCGCATTGCCTGGGCTCAGACTCCGTGCACGACGAATGCCGACTGCCTGGATGACGGGGTCTTCTGCAACGGGACCGAGTCCTGCGATACGATCATCGGGCAGTGCGTTAGCAGCGGCGATCCCTGCTTTAACGGGGCCGAGTGCAACAACGGTCCTTGCGACGAGAACACCCACTGCGCGACGCCCGCCGCGACGGCCTGCACCCCTGACGCGAACGCCTGTACCGCCGACCAGTGCGACGGGAGCGGAAACTGCACGCACCCGGCCAATGTCACCTGCGACGACGGCCAGTTCTGCAACGGCACGGAGACCTGCGACGCCGGCACCGGCCAGTGCGTCGCCGGCACGGGTCCGACCTGCGATGACGGCTTGGTCTGCACCGCCGACAGCTGTGATCCGACGGCCAACAACGGGGCGGGCGGCTGCCTGAATGCGCCGGTCCAGGGCTGCTGCTCCGCGGACCTCGACTGCGACGACGGGGACGCCTGCAACGGCCTCGAGACCTGCGACGTCGCGACCGGGATCTGCCAGGCCGGAACACCGGTGGTCTGCGACGACGGCAACGTCTGCACGACCGACACGTGCGACCACGCCACCGGCACCTGCAGCTTCCCGCCCATCGCCGGATGCTGCAACGCCGACCCGGATTGCAACGACAACGACGCCTGCACCACCGACACGTGCGACACCGTCCAGAACGTCTGCAACCACACGCCCGCCGTCACCTGCGACGACGGCCTCTTCTGCAACGGCCTCGAGACCTGCAACCCGCAGGATGGGACGTGCGTGCTCGGCTCGGCCCCGACCTGCGATGACGGGATGGTGTGCACCGCCGACAGCTGCGACCCGGCAGCCAACAACAACGCGGGCGGCTGCGTGAATGCACCGATCGCGGGTTGCTGCACTACGGACGCCGACTGCGACGACGGCGAC
The Deltaproteobacteria bacterium DNA segment above includes these coding regions:
- a CDS encoding sxtJ, with the translated sequence MQGVSGAELRRFGLTVGGAFLVLALASWWRGHVLPPRVLGAVGMLLAVPGLVAPAVLAPVQRIWMRAATLLGAVNGRLILTALFYLVITPVGFVLRHFVRDPLDRSLADGTASNWVRRERQPVERSRYEQQF